AACATAAACAAACAGCTAAACAgatataaaaacacaacaaaaaaacaattcacaAAAGACAAATCATTATGAGAGGCCTTTTTCCAAACTTCTCtttgatgaaaataatatcTCAAAAGTTGGTCCAAAAAATCACAGTCATTTGACTTTTATCTCAATCAAtgttacttttacttttatgtcataaatGTTATGGCATTATCAAGTAAAGACTTGTGCATTGTGCAACTTCTTGTTGCACTGGTTTTACCATGTAGCATCCCCCTTAAAAAGAGGAGGATGGGACTTCAGATAGGAAGTGCTCCAAGATTTTTTTCTGGACACTTTACTTGTATGTTCTTCCATTGTGTCAAAAGTTGTTATAGTCTAGAATATGTTTGACATTACTTATGGAGGGACATTCAAGCAGAGTGTGTtacatatttatacatacagTAATTCAATTCATTGGCATATAAATGCCTTTGATAAGAATGAGTGAAAACCACCCTGGAGCTTCCATACAATAAGaattgttttttccatttagaAAAATAGTATCTTTAAAAGTTGGCTTGACACCAACAACTCATAAAACAGCCATCAGtgcaatatttaaaacattctcAAGTATAAGTGATGCATATTTTCATACTGGCTTTGAAGCGTTCCAGAAGTCACAACACATTTAAACCTTACCACATCTTGCCTGAGTTGACAAGGGGTATAAGAAGACAAGGCCAATGTGCTTTAGGACACAGTGCAGTCTATATACATTGATCTATGGATTTGCTCAACCTCTGAATTACAAAACAGTAAAGTGTGGCTTGAAATGTGtggatcagcacaaaaaaaaaaaaaagtttagtgtCAGAAACTCCATAACAAAGTACTGATTATAACCTAACAGTGCCAAACTGCAATCATATTTGGTAGTGTCTGGGCTAGAAAGTGTTTGCGTGAATATTTCAGATCAAGAGGTGAGAGATCCTGAATGGTGAATAGATAGATAGCATGATACTAAACTTGATGACCAACATTGCAATGTCaccattataatgcattacagttGAGGTATCAGACATCAGTCCCTGTTTTAGGCAATATGCAGAGAGAATGTGTACATAATTCTATACAGGAATATTTATATCAGTCTAGTCAGTGTGCGAATAAGTCatttggggggtgggggggggtcCGACTTTTTTGAAGGAATGTCTGTCAATAATTTTCTGTTGGTCTCATGTATTTTGTAGCTAAACGTCAAATTAATTAATGAtgtgtttaaaacaaaacaaacactttgTGAAATATCTGAGGTGAACTTCTATAATAAAGGGATAAATAATCACAGTAGTTGTGTTTTGTAAATGCACTGTTTGATACTGAACTGATAATGATATTGTttgaaatatatgtaaaaaaaaaaaaaaaaaaatagactttCAAAACCAGCCTTGTCCTTTGGAGGGGTTCAAGCCTTAATTAACCCCAGACCCCCAGAACCCCCCATAATTCGCACACTGAGTCTAGTCATCCTGTAGGACCACCGACCAAGTTTTAGCTTTCTTACTTTGATCCAACTtttcaatttgttttaaaaataaatctataaataaCACAGTGATCATTTTCATCATGCATCAAAAGTTGGCAAACCATATCCATGACATTGTACCAACCCAACATTATCAAAAATAGCCTTTTGGATTTGAATTATGTGCCTACCGATATTAAATCAATTTCCTAAACACATTACATCACAAACAAGCTGTCTTTTACTTTGGCACAAAGGGGTCAAATATATGATAGGCTTAAAGGTACAGCGTCAGATTTCTTTGATTGCCTCAGAGCGCGCTTGATGAGTACTTCGCCCGTGTAATGAGGTAAAGAACGATGTCTTGATGTCCACCAAATGCTGCTATGTGCAGAGCACTCCATCCATCTCTGTTGGCCAGACGGATGTCTGCACCAAACTTCACCAGTAGCTTTACTAACTCCAGGTTGCCATCGATCACGGACTGATGCAGCGCCGTCTGTCCCTCTGGTCCGAAAGAGTTCACGTTAAATTcacagtttgtcatgttttgcaAGAGAGAATGAAGTTCCTTAGTATTGCCCTTCCTGAGCGCTTCCTGAAACACTCTTTGACGCGCAGAGCAAGTCATGTCCGCCTGACTCATGTTTTCAACAGGTAGACGACTGCAGCCCTTCGCTTCTGTTTCTGAGAGAAGATAATGAGCCAGGTCTTCCTCCAAACTCCGAAATAACTAAGCGAACGTTAACCGGTTCAGTAAATTCAAAGAACAAGCTCCAAGGTATTCGCAGATTCCCCAGTTTATGTGTTCCGCCTTGAACGCACGATATtattaagaaaaacaaaaatgtcataCGGTCCTTAAAACAGGAGCTGGGAATTTCAGTAGTCCATGCTGAATGTGGTGTTTAATACTCTGTTCATAATAGAAAATGTATTAactgttatttaatttttgcaaATGCAACATTTTAGCGGAAAACAATACTGCAATCAATATAATAAAGGCTTTACCTAGGTGGTTCCCACGAGCGGGTGTTGAATGGCCTCCAGCTCCGCGCGCTGTGTTCTGACTGTATCCTCCGTTATAGCTGACAGACTAGATTCCTCCTATTTTGGCTCATTTGAATAACAATAGCCCGTCATGAAGTTCGTCTTTTAGGGGCGGAGACTGTGTTCATATCATAGGCTGCTTTTTAGCAGACTGCGGTGCAATGTTCCTGACCAATATACACAAAGGGGAAATACAGAGAAAAATATGCTTAAAAAACTTCTTTGTGATTAGATTGTTTTCAAGTGACATTATGCTATAGCAACTGCACAGTGTAAAATCAAAGTAGGCTACATATATGACTATATATTTTGCaggagaaataaaataaataaatagtcaactttaaagggttagttcacctaaaaatgaaaattctgaagCTTCGAggatttacgaatcttttgtttaaaatcagtggatcggagcgcatatcaaactgccaaagtcacgccccccagtggtgaaccactgaaatttcgaaacacttatcatGTAACAAAgcttcgtttactgaaatcacgtgactttggcagtttgatacgcgctccgaaccactgaaccttcgaaacaaaagattcgtaaagcttcgaagcttcattaagcagtgttttgaaatcgcccatcactagatattgttgaataaagttgttgttttgttttttttggcgcacaaaaagtattctcgtcgcttcataacattaaggttcaaccactgtagtcacatgaaatgttttaacatctttagtagctttctgggcattgaaagtgttaattgtcttgctggcaatgcaggcctctctgagccatcagattttataaaaaatatcttaatttgtgttccgaagatgaatgaaggtcttatgggtttggaacgacatgagggtgagtaattaatgacagaattttcatttttgggtgaactaaccctttaatgtctttGCTTCATATTGCTTCAAATGCTGTCTAaagtaaaatcattttattgCTCTTTTTTAACCACTTTGAATGAAAAACATGGTGGAGGTGGTCCATAATCCCACCCAGTGTCACAGATCTTCACACTGCTAAACATTTGTCTATCAACAATCCATTTGTTAAGGATATATCAACAAATGGGTGAACAACCCTGCCCAGCACTTCTTCTGGCAGCAGTGAGGTTCTCATTCTCCGTGGTGAAACAGTGTCCTAAGGCACCATGGGAACTAGGCTACTGCATGCTGTTTTTGTATCATCCAGTAGCCACAATTTGGCACAGAAACTTAAGCCCAAACAAGGCCATTTTATAACTTCTAGAGGCATGACAAGCTATTGCTTCATTAGTGATATATTCTAGTAATAAATGAAGTTAAAGATAACGTAACATACAAGCatgtaaaatttaaattgaTAATTAGGTAATAggtgtttttattttcacatttattaagAGCAATTCATTTTAAGTTGGAAGAAAGGGTAAAAAACAATCTTGTGAGTGCACAAAAAGGTTATCTGATTGTTTACAATTGGTCGAGCACCGCCTGAAcaaattttgaatgttttgcAATGAGAATCAAGGCTGGAACTTGTCTTTATATTCAACATGTGAAAACATCATTTCAAGCATCTCTCAAACTCTCAAACCTGACTTAACTTGTCTGTAGGTACTGTTGTTTTGTTGAATTTGTCTTGTACTGTTCTTTGCCAGTTCAATAGTTTCTCATTCAAATGCCATACAATCTTTGGCAGTGTTACAGGATCTCAATGGCTGAACTGCAGTGACGTTTCTATAGGGAGGGTGGGTCATTCAGGATCCAATTTTAAACCACGTGCTCTAGGACCGTGGGAAAGAGTTGAGCCTTTCTTCCCAGCATAGGCGTATACGCAGATAGAAAgtacgagagagagagagcgagagagagagaaggtaGATATTTCAAAACAGTTGCCTGTGGAAAGTTGGCAATGTGTACAGGTTCTAAAAACTGAACCGAGTGATTAATTCTTTTGGTTATAGAGTAATCTGTTACCAAACAAAACTGCACATATTTATGAAAAGGTTAACTTAACTGAActtttaaggtaaaaaaaaaaaaaagggaacactttattttagtgccCTTGTTACatatagtaattaattacattgtaacaaggacacctacATTTTTATACAATGCATTTCTAAAACTGCCTTGTGagggtttttttaaattaaaatgtaaattatgtgtGCTTTTAAATGTGAATTCTTGTTAAACAGGTCCTTGTTATGCGGGGTCATTTGTAGTGCCCTTGACTAGGGCACTTAACCCCATGTTGCCTCAGGACTCTGCCCACGCAATTAGTGTGCTGTAAGTTTTATGCTGACCTATTTATTTTGCATGGGAAATTTAGTGATGGGTGTCTCACTTTTCATCATTTAAGTGTGACGTAGATCATAGCCTATACATcaggggtcagtatgatttttgaatgtttttgaaagatgttaGGCCTACTTATGCTGACCatggctgtatttatttaatcaaaatacagtaaaaacaataatactgtgaaatattattacaatttaaaataactacctatatatacacatacaattatatatatatataaagaggtcagaggagaatggccagattggtttgagctgatagaaaagtaacagtaactcaaataatgTTACAACcaaggtctgcagaagagcatcccTGAACGCACAACACACTGAACCTTGAAACAGATGAGCTACAGCGGCAGAAGACCACACTGGGTGCCACTCCTCAGCTaaaaacaggaaactgaggctacaattcacacagATTCACCAAAACTGTACAAGAGAAGATTGAAAAAacattgcctggtctgatgagtcttgatttctgctgcgacattcagatggtatagggtcagaatttggcataaacaacatgaaagcatggatccatcctgccttttAATCAGggttcaggctgctgctggtggtgtaatggtgttgggaatattttcttggcacacttttgGCCCCTTTgtaccaattgagcattgtttaaacaccatagcctacctgagtattatagctgaccatgtccatccctttatgaccacggtggacccatcttctgatggctacttccagcaggataacgtgccatgtcacaaagctcaaatcatctcaaactggtttcttgaacatgacaatagGTTCACTATACttaaatggcctccacagtcaccagatctcaatccagagcacctttgggatgtggtggaacgaaagattcgcatcatggatgtgcagccatCAAAGTGGCAGTAACTGTGTGATGCTATCACGTCAATATGGAcaaaaatctctgaggaatatttccagcaccttgttgaatctaaaACACAAAGTATTAAGGCAGTTTGGAATGCAAAAGTGTAACTatatctatttgaatatattaaaatgttgtttattcctgtgttggcaaagctgaattgttagaagccattactccagtcttcattgtcacaaaaatgtaaaaattgtgcCTTGGTAGTAGTAATATGTACCTTAGAGAAGTGATATGTACCCTTAATGTATTACTATGAACTGTTAAGGGATTATAGGGATTATAAGAGGTTGTACAAAGTTACTCCAGTGACACAAGCTGTTGTAACCCTaaaggtactttttttttttcctgagtgttcagaaatcattctaatatgctgatttggtgctcaagaaacatttcttattattatcaatgttgaaaacagctgtgctgcttaatatttttgtgaaaaccgtgatATATTTTTTAGTCATTCTTTCAGGATTTTtggataaatagaaagttcaaaagcgCAGCAGAAATAGATttgttgtaacaatgtaaaattcTTTACTATTacttttgagcaatttaatCCTAATATTTAATGATACAAGAGATATCTAGCACAATTGCCATAGACACCAGTCAAATATACAGTTTAGCAGTcattatattaaaacatttgacTGCTGAATACACCAGAATCAGATATTACAGGGAGCACACGTGTAATAAACATATGTAATGAGACAAATCTATGGACACTCTGTGATCCATAAGGGTAGACTTCATGACATTTGCGAGCTAAAGCATTTGTTTAAGTGGAAACAGGGCCTGTAAATCTGTTGGTTTGTAGCGTCAGACAGTAGGAATGTCCTGTTTGTCTTGGTGTGTATTTGTTCACTGTACTTTGTGTTATTCTTGCAAGGCTGGCATTTGTGCggttgtgtgtgcgtgtgtgtgtgtgtgtgtgtgtgtgtgtgtgtgtgtgtgtgtgtgtgtgagtgagtctgTACTGGTCTGTGTGTTTGATGTGTACCTTTGTGTGGGAACCAAGCTGCTTCCTGCCCTTGAACCACAACAGCTGTAGGGCAGGAGCTCCACTTGCTCAACCTCATAAGTTCagacatgagagagagagagagagagagagagagagagagagagagagagagagagatgcctATAGAGAGCATAACACATGGTTAAGACAAAGATCAGATATTTTGCAATATCTTTATATAGATTTTAGTAAACTCAAGCTTATAGATATAGTAAACTCAGGCTTTTCCTTTACATCATGGACATGCCTACAAAATTGTCCGttcaaacatttaatttttgtgtattaTCCTTCAGAAAATCAGCATTAATCCAGGAAAATTACGTAAAGTCAAACATATAACAGTAGCAGCAGGCTTTGCAAATTGTGTCTGAAGGAATACTTGGCCTTTCTGAAATTTTACCTCTTCGGCACAGCCCACCCTCCTCCAAGTGAACGCTTTCCTGTTCCCGTCCCACTCTCAGCCTCTCTGTTTGTGACGGATATCCCCAGGAAAAGGCAACACTGATCATGATGTCAGACACTGCACTGCAGTAACCCTCATGACTGGAATCTAATACCCAGCCTTGAGTAGTGCTGTATAAAAGATGGACAAATATTCTTTAGGACCGCCTAATGAgttttaaaatatgtgaaaGTTTTCTTATTGTAAATCTACTCCTCTGtagtgtattaaataaataaagttcatATAGatagattttatttgttttaatacagTTATTTTGCACAATTGTACACACTGAGGTATTTTAACAAGTCAATATCTCTTTCCAAAGACTTATGAAGCTGACTCGGTGTTTCAGAGGAAACTGGCTCCCTCTAGTGACTGAACACTCAAAGTAACAGTCTCGCATTATGTTGTTATTTATTAGGCTACGCGAAAATTCATTCTGCAATTATTGTTGAAAGGTCTTTGGACGAATTAGGATCATTTGCTAAAAGAATAAAACTCACGGCCACTTTAATAGGTGCACATGTTCAactatctaatcagccaatcacatggcagcaactctatgcataggcatgtagacatgggctgcatccgaaaactcgggcagctgacttgttgcctcgctgccctatcaggcaatgactttccAGGTAGCGTTTGCGCACGACagcacctcacgaaactgattttggacagacttctacggtttaatgatctacagcaaaatagcgcgAGCTTTGATGATAACTAAGCGAATacttaattactacaatagtaatttctcactagaaattATATCAAAAGTGGTAAACAACGTAGgctatttacacacaaactgaccaccaaacGCAACTTTaagacgccatctttattttttagctaaactgacacagaatggaaagcacaggattgtgggatatcaaagacAGCAaagatacatctatgctgccttcaaaaatcgatcagatgaaggtatctcatgAAACAGGATGTGAAGCTGACTTTGGATTCGGATGTGCCTTGATACCTTACCTTGGAATgcgtcctccgaaggcagcatttttaagttttcggatgcagctgtggtcaagacgatctgctgaagttcaatctgagcatcagaatggggaagaaaggtgatttaagtgactttgaatgtggcagaaacacacacacatatataaacaccatagcctacctgagtattgtagCTGACCatatccatccctttatgaccacagtgtagcCTACCCATCTTCtaatggctacttccagcaggataacgtgccatgtcacaaagctcaaatcatctaaaatgggtttcttgaacatgacaatgagttcactatactcaaataacctccacagtcaccagatctcaatccaacagagcacctttgggatgtggtcgAACAGGAGAttcgcatcatggatgtgcagccgacaaatctgaataaactgtgtgatgctatcatgtcaatatggaccaaaatctgaggaatgtttccagcaccttgttgaatctaaaACACAAAGAATTAAGGCAATTCTGAAAGCAAATAAGGTGTAAACTGTTcaaatttcattgcattatcaaaaaaatattaaactaaaagaaATGATGCCTTTTGACTTGTGTTTTGAAcagtatattaaataaatttatataaaaataaataaaaaaaataaagcatctACAAAATCTTAGAAGGAAAGAGACTCGTGCAAGACTTTATACAATTCACAAAGGGATTGATTATCTTTGGATAAATATGTTATGGATGCTAAATAATTcttacattcatttttaaaacaagttaAAGAGGATTTACTGTTATTCCATTTGCATTTATGTATATGAAATTTACCCatagtaataataacatttaacatcaaatatatatttttcgaGGGACCATCTACATAAATCAAAACCTGAAATAAATTTAGTGAAGGAATTGCAGTACCAACATTTAGCCATCCATAAAGATCCTGCCAGAACTGCAATGAGACtggacaagaaaaaaataaatgttcaatgGTTTCAGGCTTTTCTGAGCAGAATCCACAGAAATCTACTTCAAAACGGAATCTTTTCCGTAAAGTTTCAGCAGCAGGATAAACATTATTGATGATTCTAAACTGCATATCCTTCATTTTAGGCATAATTGGCCATTTAAGATAATAACAGTACttgtttctaaatgtttcgttatcaaaaattttaacttttgctggtgtgttgaaaTCGTagaataatttacatttcagtacattcccTATTACTTTgttattacactttttttccccaatgtACACTTCTCCAATCTTCAACTCGGGCAATTtaacaaatacatttgaatatgTAAGGGTGTTTTGTATTAGCTGTTTCAATGAGAGAGGGATTGCTTTACACACACTATTGAATTctctaaaagaacattttatcGCAAATTTCTCcataaatgaattatataaaCTGACCAGCTTCATCTATCAAATCAACCACatataaaacttttttctcgtacctgtcacagacacgccaggctccacagtcacccaatcacatcgcactccctctcctgaataCTAACAAGCCTCACCTGACACCAATCCACAGTCATCActacagccacataaaagacacaccagttcacacagtcactgtccggtctcgtttacaCTTACCTCGTGTTAAACTTACCTCCTGGACTCCCTTGCTCTCCgtttacctgtctccagcgttctCCGTGATTCcctgtgtctcctcgtctccagtGTTCCTCCAGTGTGTCTTCGCTCCCTCGTCTCCAGACATCCACGCTATCTGTAAGAAACATCCAGCCAAGTATCAGTGCCAGCTCTTCATCATTCTGCTCTGTCAATCTGCCTTCACTTACCTGCATCCTGCTCACGCTCTGAATTACCATCAATAAACCTGTTAAACCCGTATCTGTGTCTCCGTCcccttctgtacgtaacagaagaccggaccaacaccgacagcatgagcaccccggatcccattcaagagCTGGTCACTGTCCTTCGTCGCACTTTCGCCAGCACCTCCACGGTAACAACACCAGTGAacacttccgcatccaccgccGCAGTTCCTTCACCTCCCgtggtcgccagtcccatggccaaaccggcgcccttctctggtctggcggaggattgcaacggttttctcctgcaatgttcgctggtcctggagatgcaaccgcacttgtACCCTGACGATCGCTCCAAAGTAGCCTTCATAATCTCTCAACTCCATGGAAAAGCACTGCGATGGGCTGAACCTTTATGGAATTTGAACAACCCTGTTGTATCATCCTTGTCCAGTTTCACAACTCatttcaaggaagtttttggcaaacccgcctgggactcgtcgataggtgagagattatgcaatttaaaacaaggtgcactaactgtgtctgattatgccctccagtttcgtaccctcgctgctgcaagtggctggaatgagcagGCCCTCATCACGACATATCGTCAGGGCCTCGATccacgtgtgcggttgcatctcgctgcatacgaggattccatcgggctcgagaaattcattcaactatccatcagattcgccactcgtatgcagctgtgcttagaagagcaccagggccagccatTATTCCCCGCGTTTTCCCGCcagccagagtccgtcagccctccagaaccagttAATGACAACATGCAAGTAGAGCACTCACGTCTTTCAGCGgctgagcgacagaggaggctgacccagaatctctgCCTGTATTGTGGTGGTGCCGGGCATTACATCGCCGAATGCCCCCTACGTCCTGCTCGGCCCATGGTGAGTGCcattctgcctgccctgaatagaatgaaaccactcacaattGAAGTAACTGCCGCCAAACTTTGTTTTTCAGCCTGCgcgctcctcgattctgggtcagctggaaatttcatctccggagccctctgtcgccagctgcATCTCAAGACCACTCCCACGCCGAAGATCTACCAAGTCCACGCGATAACAGGAAAACCACTACGGAAGGTGCGTTACAGCGTGAGACCTCTTCGCCTCCAGGTGGGAGTGCTTCACGTGGAAGAGATccagctgctggttctggaggaatctACAACTGACGTGATCTtagggcgcccatggcttgagcagcacaaccccaccatctcctggaggacaggagagatcctgaagtggggtaaccatTGTTTCCAAGACTGTTTCCCTGAACTCCCCGCGTCCAGTTATCCTGAGTCCCCTAAAATCCAAGTTGGGGCGACTACTGTGGAAAGCCCCCTCGAGAACCGTTCCACAGATATCCCCgcctgttactcccacttcagagatgtcttctgtcccaaacaagcctccaagctgcctccccatcggccatgggactgtgccattgacctcatcccaggtgagccagtgcccagagggaaAATCTATTCCCTATCCATtccggaggagaaagccatggaggatTACATCGACG
This Ctenopharyngodon idella isolate HZGC_01 chromosome 5, HZGC01, whole genome shotgun sequence DNA region includes the following protein-coding sequences:
- the nrarpb gene encoding notch-regulated ankyrin repeat-containing protein B — protein: MSQADMTCSARQRVFQEALRKGNTKELHSLLQNMTNCEFNVNSFGPEGQTALHQSVIDGNLELVKLLVKFGADIRLANRDGWSALHIAAFGGHQDIVLYLITRAKYSSSAL